AAGCGACGAGGAGATAAAGTTCAAGATCAACATGGTCATAAGGGCTTACGATCCCTGCATCTCATGCTCAGTTCATCTTGTCAGGATATGACCCTCCCACGGGGGCGCGGAGCCCCGCGCCCCCGCCGAACTGATCCGCCCTCCGGAGAACCTGCCGCCGCAATCCAACAGCTTCCCCGAAATTTTTGAGAAGCTCTGTGTTCACCTTGATTTTCCTCCCCTTTTGAGTTATGCTAACAGCGTCAACTCCGGATATGATATCGAGGAGGGTCAACCCATGGCAGCGAATAAGGTGAGAGTTGGAATAGTCGGGATGGGAATAGGTCGAGTCAACGGCCGCGCCATATCGAGAAATCCCCGCGGCGAGGTGGTCGCCCTATGTGATCTGATCGAGGAGAGGATGAGAGACTTCGCCAAAGAGTTGCCAGGCGAGGTCAAGTTCTATACCGACTACAGGGAGATGTGTAAGGACCCCGAGGTCGACGCCGTATTCGTCGGAACGCCGAACCAATTGCACGTCCCCGTCGCCCTCGAGGCGGTTCGAAACGGCAAACACGTGCTTGTGACCAAACCTCTCGCCGATTCCGAGAAGGCCGCCGCCACCCTTGTCGAGGAGGCTGAAAAGGCGGGTGTTGTCAACATGATGTCTCTGTCCACTCGGTTCAGTCGGACGTGCCTTTACCTGGGAGATCTGGCTCGAAAGGGCTTTTTCGGGGAACTCTACTATGCCAGGGCTCGAAGCGTCCGTCGCAGCGGAATCCCCGCCTGGAACCTGGGATTCATCAAGAAGGGAGGAGGAGCCTTCCGCGATATGGGCGTTCACGTGCTTGACGCCGTTTGGTGGATCCTAGGAATGCCCAAACCCATCTGC
This portion of the Candidatus Poribacteria bacterium genome encodes:
- a CDS encoding Gfo/Idh/MocA family oxidoreductase produces the protein MAANKVRVGIVGMGIGRVNGRAISRNPRGEVVALCDLIEERMRDFAKELPGEVKFYTDYREMCKDPEVDAVFVGTPNQLHVPVALEAVRNGKHVLVTKPLADSEKAAATLVEEAEKAGVVNMMSLSTRFSRTCLYLGDLARKGFFGELYYARARSVRRSGIPAWNLGFIKKGGGAFRDMGVHVLDAVWWILGMPKPICVMGVAGAKFGPKGLGYWDFSTPPREIYEQFEADDYAGGFIRFENGIGLQVESFWASHQPGEFQIELFGTEAGARMNPLTLYRTENGAPQDITVNLPRGPEAWDNIANHFIECILDGKECMAPLRHGLIVQQMMEALLKSARTGKTVYIRDKVGG